A DNA window from Branchiostoma lanceolatum isolate klBraLanc5 chromosome 17, klBraLanc5.hap2, whole genome shotgun sequence contains the following coding sequences:
- the LOC136422467 gene encoding uncharacterized protein, with amino-acid sequence MNLFVGILNDTISQVKNDKQEKVEESGLSDLVRMIRQVLANGGEAFSDKKMPVPQNDIMADLYTPQIDRLQHRVELLQRHVRELQKTFTMWDYFVAYMLYLQSMCWQQYDYESPYDGYDSFDSMDYDFETVYA; translated from the exons ATGAACCTGTTCGTGGGCATCCTGAACGATACAATCTCACAG GTAAAGAATGACAAGCAGGAAAAGGTGGAAGAGTCGGGGCTATCGGACCTAGTGCGCATGATCAGACAAGTGTTGGCCAATGGCGGCGAAGCTTTTTCTGACAAAAAGATGCCAGTGCCCCAAAACG ACATCATGGCAGACCTGTACACCCCGCAGATCGACCGTCTGCAGCACCGGGTGGAGCTCCTCCAGCGGCACGTGCGGGAACTGCAGAAGACGTTCACGATGTGGGACTACTTTGTAGCCTACATGTTGTACCTGCAATCAATGTGCTGGCAGCAATACGATTATGAGTCTCCGTATGACGGATATGACAGCTTTGACAGCATGGATTACGATTTTGAGACAGTATATGCGTAA
- the LOC136422468 gene encoding uncharacterized protein has protein sequence MQVVDGSSTVDGSFKRAGGAVCSGRACSRQPRGLHRDRAGPSLSARGSSALLTGYFYFKARSEEVHKLTWLPRCRMQNSDGATSARGSGASVVVNGDIRGANGTGGTTGGTETTRVKGVEFKHHRYAALQQTLRETAAMCPNITRLYDIGYSVRGRALTVIEMSDNPGLHEPGEPEFRYVANIHGNEPRGRELMLHFSRYLCERYLVGDKRITRLIDNTRIHILTALNPDGYEIAAVIGPGSPEHENSVWSGRLNAMGIDLNRNFPDLNTQAFYNERHGGVNNNFPIPAHFWYFNQVAPETKAMIKWSQDLPVVLSGHFHDGELLVNYPYQVTRRGYDLWGFMSGESRTPDDGMFRYLAQTYAVKHRTMTSPYTRPCRYKDFASQGGIANGASWFSVSGGLSDFLYLHTNSLDLAMELGCSKFPEEKDLEKEWHNNKESLISFMEQIHIGIKGFVRDENCKPIEGAVIHVEGIDHDVTTARDGDYWKLVLPGYYTVTASAGSFTTTRECSLRYRNVVVRCDFILGTNTSVPCPDHTTEGEGHTHTGEETKTSSTVSPTAPTSVAGTTVATTTTVVTDSYDVHTPSRESKGKSEKKEDTTPVATPTATLTDGPIKHLLRGFVYDVNCNPVEGAIVHVVGIKLSVFTATDGYYWRLLTPGRYTVLAMGREYSSARECSVGGRGDRCDFVLSPEPTFRCSRTRTRTGTSTVKVDVRTTVTPSVLTSSSASSTTESPVTIHHVITSPNKAYSVSTLGASPTSEASAGGISSHHNSSVTAVTPGSTTTPDVAIIPATTPLTTISRKYDANITTDDKGKSSETGHHAGTTIDSTTTIPGNSTISDVSLDATATVIHLLRNPDTVVRAKTAAPNSLLDLVTEAIDTGRTSYSTTKISGNSTISDVSFDATTTVFDQLRTPDTTVRANTATPFTLLGSATDAVDSRVVDHGSTRADNNATWRPEHDKETTRARWTSTDTPSPTLKPVNTFTFASRMTGATATHDINVTMDNIATTDSSKTLTITKQSLFTVTKNSSTIYSASKASESAIPSSVTKTFIQPNPIGQSKFDIDTTPKPQTTIKYQHATTSATTTIQPGARDTIDRNNKSINAIITSPANNKGSADLETPSKTGNSNKPDRKDNKPNRKDRRRKKKLKLLRGLVFNSDCSPVEDAVIFIDGVLNVVSTAFDGYFWTTIPRGSYSVQARGLGFSSSRKCHTQDRLRQTPRCNFVLGPDPRTRCHAAIRRWALRPSNFFTGSAILRSEDTYDARDHSRGLPAPPEPRTDDQRTTAKPTFSPPTTETVWKPTGLLNLFTELLVGPDIKPTTGTPATTSSMSTSGRKATTSMTTPLWRTPVKRLFVPLYSPAATQRIRIIGSGKQNTDILSKVQDSPTMTPSPAPVLTTSANMSTTAVSPAAFTQRPLAVTSAATLTKSTVMETTTAMTSVTTKPWKNERGFWQWWRNKSLQKNDLSSKGTRSGKRRKPEVTPAQTEDGQRGGKRRKPEVTPAQTEGGQRGGRRRKPEVTTAQTEEGQRSGKRRKPEVTTAHTEEEQRHQSRQKRPPPVIWSQERLDYDKSRNSQKNNNGSSVPGRREDADRSKSTDSTDGDAGPRRGDVNVIQLHSALPVGRKPKPAKSAKSSAKCVPEWFREGDTYFRRNCDTGRLERIYRGREPLQRRPANVGDDTIATEQRILPPNRRHGDEDVSTYREKEAWVETDSWSPEGLPVVPTSLPDPQPEPNLQNVVETPTEQMASTSSPLPVNTGAIPRDTFNNGESDLETPSPPVASPEHRSRSKPWGDEKGFWQWWFKLRTTMTPEDEPTMPEDETSDAKATSEESSYR, from the exons ATGCAAGTAGTGGATGGTTCAAGTACTGTGGATGGTTCGTTCAA GCGCGCAGGGGGCGCGGTGTGCTCAGGCCGTGCGTGCAGTCGGCAGCCGAGGGGACTCCACCGCGACCGCGCCGGCCCTTCTCTCTCCGCGCGGGGGTCTTCAGCGCTCCTGACGGGCTACTTTTACTTTAAGGCTCGGTCTGAGGAGGTTCATAAACTCACATGGCTGCCGAGATGCAGGATGCAGAACAGTGACGGCGCTACCTCAGCGCGAGGCTCAGG CGCAAGTGTTGTGGTGAATGGGGACATCAGGGGTGCCAATGGGACAGGCGGTACCACAGGTGGGACTGAAACCACGCGAGTGAAAG GGGTGGAGTTCAAGCACCACCGGTATGCGGCGCTGCAGCAGACCCTACGCGAGACCGCGGCCATGTGTCCTAACATCACCAGACTGTACGACATCGGCTACAGCGTGCGGGGCCGCGCACTCACCGTCATAGAGATGTCCGACAACCCAGGGTTGCATGAGCCAG GTGAGCCAGAGTTTCGTTACGTCGCCAACATTCATGGGAACGAGCCACGGGGACGAGAGCTGATGCTGCACTTCTCGCGGTACCTGTGCGAGCGCTACCTGGTGGGAGACAAGCGCATCACACGTCTGATAGACAACACGCGCATCCACATCCTCACGGCACTGAACCCAGACGGATACGAGATCGCAGCAGTCATT GGTCCGGGCAGCCCAGAGCACGAGAACTCCGTGTGGAGCGGGCGGCTGAACGCGATGGGGATCGATCTGAACAGGAACTTCCCCGACCTCAACACGCAGGCCTTCTACAACGAGAGGCACGGCGGCGTCAACAACAACTTCCCCATCCCGGCGCACTTCTGGTACTTCAACCAG GTGGCGCCTGAAACCAAGGCTATGATCAAGTGGAGCCAAGACCTCCCCGTCGTCCTCTCCGGCCACTTCCATGACGGCGAACTGCTAGTGAACTATCCCTACCAG GTCACCCGCCGGGGGTATGACCTGTGGGGCTTCATGTCGGGCGAGAGTCGGACGCCTGACGACGGGATGTTCCGCTACCTGGCGCAGACGTACGCCGTCAAGCACCGCACCATGACCAGCCCCTACACGCGACCCTGCCGATACAAGGACTTCGCCAGCCAGGGCGGCATCGCCAACGGCGCCAGCTGGTTCAGCGTGTCCGGAG GTCTGTCGGACTTCCTGTACCTGCACACCAACAGTCTGGACCTCGCCATGGAGCTCGGCTGCTCCAAGTTTCCCGAGGAGAAGGACCTGGAAAAGGAGTGGCACAACAACAAGGAGTCTTTAATCAGCTTTATGGAACAG ATCCACATCGGTATCAAAGGCTTTGTGCGTGATGAGAACTGCAAGCCGATAGAGGGCGCTGTTATCCATGTGGAAGGGATCGACCACGATGTTACTACAG CCCGTGACGGAGACTACTGGAAGCTTGTCCTCCCCGGGTACTACACGGTCACGGCCTCGGCGGGCAGCTTCACCACCACCCGGGAGTGTTCCCTGCGCTACCGGAACGTGGTCGTCAG GTGCGACTTCATCCTGGGTACCAACACCTCCGTCCCGTGCCCCGATCACACCACGGAGGGGGAgggtcacacacacactggtgaggaaaCAAAAACATCTTCAACCGTCTCACCGACCGCGCCCACTAGCGTTGCCGGGACGACGGTTGCCACGACAACAACGGTAGTGACGGATAGCTATGACGTACACACTCCATCCCGGGAGAGTAAAG GAAAAAGCGAGAAGAAAGAGGACACCACGCCCGTAGCCACGCCCACAGCCACACTCACTGACGGACCAATCAAACACCTGCTCAGAGGGTTCGTGTATGACGTCAACTGTAACCCTGTGGAAGGTGCTATTGTCCACGTGGTCGGCATCAAGCTCAGCGTTTTCACAG CCACTGACGGTTACTACTGGCGGCTGCTGACCCCCGGTCGCTACACCGTCCTGGCGATGGGCCGAGAGTACTCCTCCGCGCGGGAGTGTTCTGTGGGCGGCCGGGGAGATCGCTGCGACTTCGTGCTGAGTCCAGAACCCACCTTCCGCTGTTCACGGACGCGCACGCGCACTGGCACGTCCACGGTAAAGGTAGATGTAAGAACAACGGTGACACCGTCTGTACTGACGTCCTCATCAGCTTCTTCTACGACGGAAAGTCCTGTGACGATTCACCATGTCATTACATCACCCAACAAAGCCTATTCTGTCTCCACGCTGGGTGCTAGCCCTACATCAGAGGCATCTGCGGGTGGTATCTCCTCACATCATAACTCTTCAGTTACAGCGGTGACACCAGGATCCACTACAACGCCTGATGTTGCTATCATACCAGCAACAACACCACTGACAACCATCTCAAGGAAATATGATGCAAACATCACCACTGATGACAAGGGAAAATCGTCCGAAACTGGTCACCATGCAGGTACGACTATTGACTCTACCACGACGATTCCTGGCAATTCTACCATTAGTGATGTTTCACTTGATGCTACAGCGACTGTCATCCACCTTTTACGTAATCCTGACACTGTAGTCAGAGCCAAGACTGCAGCACCCAACAGTCTACTGGATCTCGTAACTGAAGCAATAGATACAGGTAGGACTAGTTACTCTACCACGAAGATTTCTGGCAATTCCACCATTAGTGATGTTTCATTTGATGCTACAACGACTGTCTTCGACCAGTTACGTACTCCTGACACAACAGTAAGAGCCAACACTGCAACACCCTTCACTTTGCTGGGCTCTGCTACTGATGCAGTAGACAGTAGGGTAGTAGACCACGGTTCAACACGTGCTGACAACAACGCAACGTGGCGACCAGAACACGACAAAGAAACGACCAGAGCCCGATGGACGTCAACAGATACGCCGTCACCGACACTCAAACCCGTAAATACGTTCACGTTTGCAAGTAGGATGACTGGAGCTACGGCTACCCATGATATCAATGTTACCATGGACAATATTGCAACCACCGATAGTTCGAAAACTTTGACCATCACCAAACAAAGCCTGTTCACAGTAACGAAAAATTCTTCAACAATATATTCTGCGTCGAAAGCGTCTGAATCTGCCATTCCTTCATCTGTCACTAAAACTTTCATCCAGCCAAATCCCATTGGACAATCAAAGTTTGACATTGACACCACTCCTAAACCACAAACGACAATCAAATACCAACATGCGACGACGTCGGCTACGACGACTATTCAACCTGGCGCAAGAGACACTATTGACCGAAATAACAAAAGCATTAATGCAATTATAACCTCTCCAGCAAACAACAAAGGTTCCGCTGACCTTGAGACTCCGTCGAAGACCGGAAATAGCAACAAGCCGGACCGGAAGGACAATAAGCCGAACCGGAAGGACAGACGGCGGAAGAAGAAACTGAAGCTGCTACGGGGCCTCGTGTTCAACTCTGACTGCTCTCCGGTAGAGGATGCTGTTATCTTCATCGACGGCGTACTTAATGTCGTTAGCACAG CCTTTGACGGGTACTTCTGGACGACCATCCCCCGCGGCTCCTACAGCGTGCAGGCCAGGGGTCTCGGCTTCTCCTCTTCACGGAAGTGCCACACACAGGACCGACTCCGGCAGACTCCGCGCTGCAACTTCGTCTTGGGACCGGACCCACGAACCCGCTGTCACGCAGCCATCCGCCGCTGGGCACTCAGGCCGTCAAACTTCTTCACAGGCAGCGCCATTCTCCGGAGTGAGGATACGTACGACGCTCGGGACCACTCCCGTGGACTGCCCGCTCCCCCCGAGCCCAGGACTGACGACCAGAGAACTACAGCGAAGCCCACATTCTCACCCCCGACTACAGAAACTGTTTGGAAGCCTACTGGTCTTCTGAACCTCTTCACTGAGCTGTTGGTTGGTCCGGACATCAAACCCACGACGGGAACACCAGCAACAACGAGTAGTATGTCAACGTCGGGCAGAAAAGCCACAACAAGTATGACGACCCCACTGTGGAGGACACCCGTTAAGCGTCTATTTGTTCCACTTTATTCTCCAGCAGCAACACAGAGGATAAGAATAATTGGATCAGGcaaacaaaacacagacattttGTCTAAGGTACAAGATTCTCCAACCATGACTCCGAGCCCTGCACCGGTTCTTACAACATCAGCAAATATGTCCACGACAGCTGTAAGTCCTGCTGCTTTCACACAGAGGCCTTTAGCGGTCACAAGTGCTGCAACCCTCACGAAAAGTACAGTGATGGAAACAACAACGGCAATGACCTCAGTCACCACCAAGCCGTGGAAGAATGAAAGGGGGTTCTGGCAATGGTGGCGCAACAAGTCATTGCAGAAAAACGACCTCTCGAGTAAAGGAACACGCAGTGGCAAAAGACGTAAACCGGAAGTGACGCCAGCACAGACCGAGGATGGACAACGCGGTGGCAAAAGGCGTAAACCGGAAGTGACGCCAGCACAGACTGAGGGAGGACAACGCGGTGGCAGAAGACGTAAACCGGAAGTAACGACAGCACAGACTGAGGAAGGACAACGCAGTGGCAAAAGACGTAAACCGGAAGTGACGACAGCACACACTGAGGAAGAACAACGTCATCAATCCAGACAGAAGCGACCACCGCCCGTCATCTGGTCTCAGGAGAGGCTAGATTACGACAAATCTAGGAATTCGCAAAAGAATAACAACGGATCAAGCGTACCCGGCAGGAGAGAAGATGCCGATCGTAGCAAATCAACCGACTCAACAGATGGTGACGCGGGACCCAGGCGTGGTGACGTCAATGTCATTCAGTTGCATAGCGCTCTCCCTGTCGGCAGGAAACCTAAGCCAGCCAAGTCAGCCAAGTCCTCGGCGAAGTGCGTTCCGGAGTGGTTCAGAGAGGGAGACACGTACTTCCGCCGAAACTGCGACACCGGTAGGTTAGAGCGTATCTACCGCGGAAGGGAACCGTTACAACGAAGACCTGCCAACGTTGGCGATGATACCATAGCAACGGAACAACGTATCCTTCCGCccaaccgtcgccatggcgatGAAGATGTGAGTACTTATAGGGAAAAGGAAGCCTGGGTAGAGACTGATTCCTGGTCCCCGGAAGGTCTTCCTGTAGTACCTACGTCACTTCCGGATCCGCAACCAGAACCTAATCTGCAAAATGTAGTAGAAACACCGACGGAACAAATGGCATCGACATCGAGCCCATTACCAGTTAACACCGGTGCTATTCCTAGAGATACATTTAACAATGGCGAAAGTGATCTAGAAACGCCATCGCCGCCGGTTGCTTCTCCGGAACACCGATCACGGTCAAAGCCATGGGGAGACGAGAAGGGTTTCTGGCAGTGGTGGTTTAAACTCAGAACCACCATGACGCCTGAGGACGAGCCTACGATGCCTGAGGACGAGACTTCCGACGCCAAAGCTACCTCCGAGGAGAGTAGTTACAGATAA